The genomic stretch GTGGCAAAACACAGCTATACAACCTCCTGCAGAGGGTGTCCCACCTCTAGAGGGTAAGCACAGGGACAGTAGATGCCCGTGTAGGTTCTTCCTGCCattgaaggaaaaaaggaactaGGTTTCTCTTCACAAGTTGGATTGTCCTGTCCTTCAGTCCCCACTTCTGCAGTGACTGAATGTGCTCTAAAGAAGTGGTTGACAACCTTTCTCTGTGAAGGACCAGTGAGTACTTTTGGCTTTGCACCGACTCAGCTTTGCCATTGTAGCCTGAAAAGCAGCTGAATGGTATGCAAAGAAAGGGCGTGGCTAGATCCAGGCTGCTGATCTTAGTGCACGATCCTGCCctatgctatgcttagtcgctcactcatgtctgactccgcgacccatggactgcagcctgctagattcttctatccatggggatactccaggcaatactggagtgggttgtcatgccctcctccaagagatattcccaacccagggattgaacccaggtctcccacatcgcaggcggagtgtttactgtctgagccaccagggaagcccaagaatactggagtgggtagcctatcctatcccttctttaggggatccgCCCAATCCAGAATTGAaccgggggtctcctgcattataggtagatgctttaccagctgagctactagggaagcccagccctttccctcagttcagtgcagttcagttgctcagtcatgtctgactctgtgaccccatggactgcagcacaccagggttccctgtctcgCCCTAAAGCCAACTAAAACATTGGAGAGAAGAATCCTGCACCGACAGTTCCTTTTTTTAGACACACCTTCCACTGTATGCAAGGCTAGGGGGCCTGAGGCCTGCCTGCAAGCTCTGCCACTGAGGCTACAGTGGGCTACCTGTCCCATAGAAGCCTCTGCCTACCTCAGGGAGCTGTCTGAAACCTGAATAAAGCAAAAACTGGACAACATCCAGGGAGGGCTCCTTCAGCCCACTTCAGGGACTGAAATGCCAAAGGCTGAGTGCTCTTTAGCCCACAGACCTCAAACAAGTGATCTTTAATTGCTTTAACAGAGCGGCATCAGGCCACAGGGCTACCCTTTTCCCTCTGCACTGCGGAAACCTATATTCTTACAGATTAATTACCTATCTTGCTGTGACTGCTGCTTAGCTAATCCTAGATCTCACCAGTCTGCCTAATGCCATAGGCTGGGACAGGGCTGCTGTTCTTGAGCTCTGAGGAGAGCCTGGCTCCAGTGTGGCGAGATCCAAGGGGAGTATCAGCTCTCAGTCCTCACATGGGCCCCTCCTACCAGGAAGAAGACGGTTCAGCCTTGGCCTGCTCAGGAGTCACCACCTTCAAGCTCTTCTCCCCCAGTCTTTCAGGGTGTACTCAAAGAGCCCAGAGCAGGGAAGGGATCTGGGCTGGGTCTGCGGAGGTGAGGCTGGCCAGGATGTAGGGTGACTAGCAGAGGAGAGCCAGGAAGGCTGTGGCCTCTATAGCAGGCAGCAGGCACGGAACATCAGCAGGTCCTCAGGCACAGTGAGCTTCAGTGAGACACTCTCGTTGGCCCCAATGAAGAGCACCCTGCCACGTTTCAGGGGGATTGTTGCCTGGGCTGTGGGGCTGCTGGCTGTCACTGTCCCCTGCACCACCAGGAGGATGCTGGCAGAGTCCAGGGCCAAGACCTTGTATTCAGTGACAGAGCCAGGTACCTGGGCAGGAAGAAACGACACAACGGAGCAGGGTCTGAGCTGCTGTTAGctcccaggggtcccaggactACCCCAAGGGCAGTAAGAGGGGGAGCTCTGCCGCCTCCTGccctgctgctcaggctttcACCAGCACGAAGGCCCATCTGGTCCCTGTACAGAGAGGCATAGGCAGGCCCTGCAGCAGTTGCCCACTACATGAGCATGGCAGAAAGGAAGCCCAGCCCCGGGCATACCCCACACGGGGGCCTTGCCAGGGTTCTGCATGCCACACAAGGAAACCACAGCCCTCACTCACCTCCACCTTCATAACGGTGAAGTCTGGCACAGGGGGATTGTAGACAGAGAGGTAGGGGTCTTCTGGGCTCCGtgctggagggaagagcctgtcctggctggggctgggggtgtaGCTGAGCATTTCACACAGAGTTGGCACATCGATGAACTTGGGTGTCAGGCCAGCACGCACTGTGTTATCTGAACATGCCATGCACTCCACGCAGTCTGGGGACAGACAGTGGGCATGTGCTAAGGGTGCCTTGGAGTTTGGCTCTCCAGGGCTGGGCTTTCTTAACCTGAGTGCCATGAACTCCCAGCAGCATTAGATGAAACTATGAACAGCATCTTCTGTTGAGAATGGGCTAAGATAACAGTTACCAAAAACAGGTGATGTCACCCACCACTCTCAAGGGGAGTCATGTTAACCCCTGGGGGAGCTCCAACCCTCTGGAGACATTGTATTCTTCCCTTCTACTAAAGAATCCTGTCCACAAGTGGATAAGCAGCCAACCATCAAAGTGTGACACCCTTCTGTGGCAATGTGTTTTTTAACAAAAATCTCTGCATAGACGCGATAGACGTGTGAAGGCACTGTGATGCAGGGGCGAGAACAATGGCCTTGATCCAACAGAGGCTTGGATTCAAACTGCAGTTGGCACACTTGACAGGGCTCAACATGAGGGTGTCCTGAGCTCACAGGGGTGGTGTGAGGATCCAACCAGTGTCCAGCACTGAGCTGGCATTCATCTCCTGACTGGTCACCTCCCTGCTGATCCCAGGAGTCCTGGGAGCTCAGAGCTGGGTGGGACTTTAAAGGCAGTCtcctccaccaccatctcctgtTCTGTCCAGACGGAGAAACAAGGCCTGAGGGGGTGGGCTGTGGGGCTCACTGCTGAAATGCGGCTCACCTCCTTTCAGGTAGGCATGGGGCACGTTGGCCTCCAGAAACATGGCCTCCCCCGGCTTCAGGGTAAGCAGATTCAGGAAGTAGATGGCAAAGCATCCGATATCACCCGGGTACTGTTGGTGCAGCTGCAGCAGGAGCTCCCCACAGATGTCCTCCATGCTGTTTCCAGCAGCCACTGAGGGGCACAGAGCACCCCAAGGCTACTCAGTAACCCTTGAGGGCATTCacagctccccaccccaccccctggccaGAGAGAGTCCCAGAGAAGACCCTAGTCCAGGAATCCAGGAACAGGTGGGCATGTTCTAGTCACATCCCCCACCCTGTGGGGGCCAGGCTTCCTTGCTATTCCAGCCTACACAGATGCCATTTTCCCCATTTTGACTATTGATATGCCCACCACTCTACCGGCCACTAAAAGGGCTACACCACTCTACCGGCCACTAAAAGGGCTAGAGTGTAGTCCTTTTAGACAGCGcttctcagcctcagcattacTGACATTTGAGGCCAGGTAACTGTTGTGGGGGCTGTCCTATGTACTATAGGATGTCTAGTAGTATCCCTGGCCCCCACCTATAAAATATCACTAGCACCCCAAACCCAGGTTTCACAACCAAAGATGCCTCTACACTTCCAGTGTCCCCTGGTTGAGATGACTGCTCTAGGAGCTTAAAAATCTAGTTAGGAGAGAACCCAAGGGTTCCCCATGGGGTGACTAACTGTCCCAGTTAGCCCAGGCCTTTCCCCTTAACACTGACAATCTCTCAGTCCCAGGCAAACAGTGATGGTTGGTCACCCCAGAGCAGGATGCAACCAAGGGTCGAAATGTGTCCCAGGCTGACCAGGGGAGAAGGAGCTCAGCTTGGGCTAGAGTGGTGAGGGAAGGCTTGGTGGGAATTGCGGGGAAGGGGGGAGGGCAGTGAGCTGGGTTTCCTTAACTGTGTGTGGTGGGGGCGTCTCTAAAAGAGTGGAGAAGGAGCTGGAGCTCATCATGTGTGCCATATAAGCTCCTAGCAGAGTCCATTCTGCCTTGCTCTTTACTGCTTGTATTAACTTCCAAACCCAAAGTTGACACAACCACACCCATCAAAGTCATTTCCTGAACTCTCCTTCTTAGCCCAAGGTTGGGCCCAGAGCAGGTATTTAAGGAAAGATCTACTGATTGAGAGCTCAGGACTTCAGGTTTTTGGATGCTTTTATCTCCTTCCTGTTCTCCAGCCCCAAAGTATAAAACCCTTTGGACAGCAGCTCTAGGGCCGAGAAATCTCAGAATGCCCAGGTGAGAGACAGCCTAGTACTTTTCCAGTTTCCAGGCCAGCCTGTCTCCACCCATCTAAAGGAGATAACCAGGTAAGAAGCAGCAGGGCCCTGTTCCAGAAAGACTGGGAAAGAAATGCTAAGTTGTTAACAGACCATCTAAGTCAGACCCGTTTGGTGGTCTACTTGAGTAAAGGGGTTGAGAACCCTATTCCTACAGCCGAGCCACTCTGCCAGGGGCCCAGGAAGGGGCACTGCGTTCAGGCCTAAGACACCCACCTTGCTGCGAGATCCGCTTCACCAACAGGTTCAGCTGCTCCACCACCACCTTCTTCTCGCTCTTCATCAGGTGGGAGAAACAGCTCCGCAGAGCAGAAGTCACAGCCTCGGAGTCCTGGCTCAGGCTCTGTTTCAGCTGCGCTGCTGCGTCATCTCCAATTAGAAACTGGAATTCCGGCACCTCTGCAGGAAGGTCAGGCCAGGACCTGCATCAGGTATGGTTAAGATGGAACCCGCAAACGTGGAAAGCCGGAGGAGGCCTCCCCGTCTCATTCCTAACCAAGGAGCCAGGCAATGCTATGTAAGTTTTGCCGTGAAAACTTACTGCTCATGACCAGCCCTCAGCAACCACACCTGAGCCTGGTCTCACGAGCCTCCCCCAGGAACATCAAGAATTCATGAGGCCACGGGACTTCCctgagtggtccagtggttaagaatctgccttgcaatggaggagatgagggttcaatacctggttggggaaccaagatcccacataccgcagaGCAATTAaccctgagcactgcaactactgagcctgagcgcCCTGGAGCCTGTATGTCACAAACTAGAGAGCCCGTGCAATGCAATGAAAGGTTCCGCTTGATGCAGTGATGATCCCGCCTGCCACAATAAAGGCCTGATGTAGCCAAATacatataaatcattttttaaaaattcatgaggCCAACCAGCCCTTCAGTTCCTGGGACACGCAGCCTCTGTTCTCAGCCTCCGGCTCTGCCCCGGGTTGCCCTTGCATCCTAGGTCCAGTATGCAGGCTCTTAGCATTTTGCCCAACCTTACTTGTTAGAAAGGTCACAATTTCCTCAACTGGCCGGAAGCCGCATAAGCCCTGGAAGGGGGTGAGGGCAATTGCCATCTCTGGCTTATGGTTGGCATCAGGGTAGTGCTGTGGAGCCTGGAGGTGCAGCTTCTCTGCCAGCTCCTGTGGGATGGGCAAGGGAGAGGAGGCTGGTTAGGTGCAGCCATCACCCAGCAAGACACCAGTCCCCACTAGCCCTTGTTCTTGACCCTCCCCAGTCAGCTTCCTGCCCTTGGCACTGAGCCCAGTCAAAGCATAATTCAGAAACTCAGGGTTCAGCCAACCCAAGGCAGGCACATGGATCAACTCTGGGGGAGAGCTGGGGCAAACTTTAAGAGGACTATGAACCAGAAGACCCAAATAC from Ovis canadensis isolate MfBH-ARS-UI-01 breed Bighorn chromosome 18, ARS-UI_OviCan_v2, whole genome shotgun sequence encodes the following:
- the MPI gene encoding mannose-6-phosphate isomerase, coding for MAAQRVFPLSCVVQQYAWGKLGTNSEVARLLASSDPLAQISEDKPYAELWMGTHPRGDAKILDNRISQKTLGQWIADNQDSLGSKVKDTFNGKLPFLFKVLSVETALSIQAHPNKELAEKLHLQAPQHYPDANHKPEMAIALTPFQGLCGFRPVEEIVTFLTKVPEFQFLIGDDAAAQLKQSLSQDSEAVTSALRSCFSHLMKSEKKVVVEQLNLLVKRISQQVAAGNSMEDICGELLLQLHQQYPGDIGCFAIYFLNLLTLKPGEAMFLEANVPHAYLKGDCVECMACSDNTVRAGLTPKFIDVPTLCEMLSYTPSPSQDRLFPPARSPEDPYLSVYNPPVPDFTVMKVEVPGSVTEYKVLALDSASILLVVQGTVTASSPTAQATIPLKRGRVLFIGANESVSLKLTVPEDLLMFRACCLL